A region from the Vicia villosa cultivar HV-30 ecotype Madison, WI linkage group LG3, Vvil1.0, whole genome shotgun sequence genome encodes:
- the LOC131661145 gene encoding uncharacterized protein LOC131661145: MADYENNHHLQQHHQQQQQQQQQVVSRETAFQALNTIIQLHFEKTLEKKRSIDLQKKELHKLFQIFFIFLTLLFMAQSTSSRLQCRHCWIPITLLSMAHLIFYVSVAQTLRCINGFKYQRRCHKLTLGLATEKLRDMKMRLSGGGDYEAIGDEEFEIHYQEPPESYFGKFKRNWALHFGFLILIYGFMISSSVVLLCF, translated from the coding sequence ATGGCAGACTACGAAAACAACCACCACcttcaacaacatcatcaacaacaacaacaacaacaacaacaagtagTTTCACGAGAAACAGCTTTCCAAGCACTGAACACGATCATCCAGCTCCATTTCGAGAAAACCCTCGAGAAGAAACGTTCCATTGACCTTCAAAAAAAGGAACTCCACAAGCTATTCCAAATCTTCTTCATTTTCCTCACTCTACTCTTCATGGCACAGTCAACCTCATCTCGTCTTCAATGTCGTCACTGTTGGATCCCCATCACGCTTCTCTCCATGGCCCACCTCATCTTCTATGTCTCCGTGGCGCAGACTCTTAGATGCATTAATGGGTTCAAGTATCAGAGGAGGTGTCACAAGCTTACACTTGGTTTGGCTACTGAGAAGCTTAGGGATATGAAAATGAGGTTGAGTGGTGGGGGTGATTATGAAGCTATTGGGGATGAAGAGTTTGAGATTCATTATCAGGAACCTCCTGAGAGTTATTTTGGGAAGTTTAAGAGGAATTGGGCTCTTCATTTTGGGTTCTTGATCTTGATCTATGGTTTTATGATATCTTCTTCTGTTgttcttctttgtttttga
- the LOC131661144 gene encoding uncharacterized protein LOC131661144 encodes MQTTRWRKFLSMKNHIIPSVEHFSAFHSTPCSCHKWKSNPDIRGQQPSKNQIKFVTRQKRADAKKALKNLLYNSGSSRFSFEDKETKWKQDGNSSDRSNSHPNKGQPKSGQRFGGKPQKKTKQKIRRESFCEDVDGHPEQIFHATFGNRSYTWSYSNMRDSSSEHPAYGFEWREQTNWTNTNKWKSASDDEYDVNDKDDSCFVGSSSDRTILGLPPTGPLKIEDVKIAFRLSALKWHPDKHQGPSQAMAEEKFKLCVNAYKTLCNALSPA; translated from the exons ATGCAAACAACGCGATGGCGAAAATTTTTGTCCATGAAGAATCACATTATTCCATCCGTTGAGCATTTCTCAGCTTTTCATTCTACCCCGTGCTCCTGTCACAAATGGAAGAGCAATCCT GATATAAGAGGACAACAACCATCTAAG aatcaaatcaaatttgtaACTCGTCAAAAGCGCGCTGATGCAAAGAAAGCTCTAAAAAATCTCCTTTACAATAGTGGATCCTCAAGATTTTCATTTGAG GACAAAGAAACAAAATGGAAACAAGATGGAAACTCCAGTGATCGTTCAAACAGCCATCCCAATAAAGGACAACCAAAGTCCGGTCAAAGATTTGGTGGAAAACCACAAAAGAAAACTAAGC AAAAAATCAGAAGAGAAAGTTTTTGTGAGGACGTTGATGGCCATCCTGAACAGATATTTCATGCAACATTTGGTAACCGATCTTATACCTGGTCCTACAGCAATATGAGGGACTCTTCTTCTGAACACCCCGCATACGGCTTTGAATGGAGGGAACAGACAAATTGGACAAACACAAACAAATGGAAAAGTGCAAGCGATGATGAATATGACGTTAATGATAAAGATGATTCATGCTTTGTAGGATCAAGTTCTGATAGAACTATTCTTGGTTTGCCTCCAACAGGTCCATTAAAGATAGAAGATGTTAAAATTGC TTTTCGGTTATCAGCTTTAAAATGGCATCCTGATAAACATCAGGGCCCTTCACAG GCAATGGCTGAAGAAAAATTCAAACTATGTGTAAATGCTTACAAAACATTATGCAATGCTCTCTCCCCAGCTTAG